The Tenrec ecaudatus isolate mTenEca1 chromosome 7, mTenEca1.hap1, whole genome shotgun sequence genome window below encodes:
- the KCNK17 gene encoding potassium channel subfamily K member 17 produces the protein MCRSRARPPPAGGAWGCACSVPRTLLLLLVYLAYLALGTGVFWTLEGSLAWDSRRSFQSDKWALLRNFTCLDGPALDSMIRGIVQAYKSGSLVIGNTTSMERWELVGSFFFSVSTITTIGYGNLSPHTLAARLFCIFFALVGIPLNLVVLNRLGHLMLRGMHRFAHKLGSTLRDPGQARWLAGCGALLAGLLLFLLLPPLLFSSMEGWNYMEGFYFAFITLSTVGFGDYMIGMDPSRKYPVWYKNMVSLWILFGMAWLALIIQVIFSFMETSREVCSCYRRSAEEEDLKPPSWESEPHPPLPACREEEPMGVSPHLEPSTQAMHCDKDS, from the exons ATGTGCAGAAGCAGAGCGCGGCCCCCGCCTGCGGGCGGGGCTTGGGGCTGCGCCTGCTCGGTGCCCCGCACGCTGCTCCTGCTCCTCGTCTACCTGGCCTACCTGGCACTGGGCACCGGCGTGTTCTGGACGCTGGAGGGCTCCCTGGCGTGGGACTCCAGGCGCAGTTTCCAGAGCGACAAGTGGGCTTTGCTGCGGAACTTCACGTGTCTGGACGGCCCGGCGCTGGACTCCATGATCCGG GGCATCGTCCAAGCGTACAAAAGCGGGTCCCTGGTCATAGGCAACACCACCAGCATGGAGCGCTGGGAGCTGGTGGGCTCCTTCTTCTTCTCCGTGTCCACTATCACCACCATCG gctatGGCAACCTGAGCCCCCACACGCTGGCCGCCCGCCTCTTCTGCATCTTCTTCGCTCTGGTGGGGATCCCGCTCAACCTCGTGGTACTCAACCGCCTGGGCCACCTCATGCTGAGGGGCATGCACCGCTTCGCCCACAAACTGGGCAGCACCTTGCGG GACCCGGGCCAGGCACGCTGGCTGGCGGGCTGCGGTGCCCTCCTGGCAGGCCTCCTGCTCTTCCTGCTGCTGCCCCCGCTGCTCTTCTCCTCCATGGAGGGCTGGAACTACATGGAGGGCTTCTACTTCGCCTTCATCACCCTCAGCACCGTGGGCTTCGGCGACTACATGATTG GGATGGACCCCTCCCGGAAGTACCCGGTGTGGTACAAGAACATGGTGTCGCTGTGGATCCTCTTCGGGATGGCGTGGCTGGCCTTGATAATCCAGGTCATCTTCTCCTTCATGGAAACCTCAAGGGAGGTGTGTTCCTGTTACCGCCGGAGCGCTGAGGAGGAGGACCTCAAGCCCCCCAGCTGGGAGTCAGAGCCCCACCCGCCTCTGCCAGCCTGCCGCGAGGAGGAGCCGATGGGAGTCAGCCCGCATCTGGAACCTTCTACTCAGGCTATGCACTGTGACAAGGACAGCTAG